In Yamadazyma tenuis chromosome 7, complete sequence, the sequence TCAGCATTGGGTGGGCTTGTTTTTCGTGAGAAAAGTGAGCGATGAGGAGATAGAGGATCGAGATAGAGGATCATAAGTCCGAGAACAATATGGGAAACTTATAGGGAGCGcaattgttggtgatacAGAGGTAGTAGTTCTATGGCTGCTGACCATCGGTACTACGGCTGTTGCACTGTGGCTGCTGCCCTGAATCTCTGTGAGTATTTTATATTAAGAGTAATATACATCACTAAATAGTGCAGATTTTGTGAATCCCAGTGTCCCCCTACGCCTGGACTTCGGCAGCAACAAACGGGTTGTCAATAACCTCACTGCCATCCAAGGGAGAAATCGTCAATAAAGATGGGCCTCTGACCACCACCCGGCCAAGGCTTCTGGTGTCCTTTGTCAACACATTGGGGTCTTCCGGGTCTAAATATGTTAGTAATAATCCACCAGTGGTGTTCTGTTGGTGATACATACCTCTTAACGTCTCCTCCACCGATTCCAATACcaaattcatcaactggtcAAATCCCTTCAAAACTCCCACTATTTGTCTTCCTCCAATAAACTCCACCTTTATCTGGGTGTCTTTGTACTTGTTAAGGTCCAAAATGGCTTCTCTTTTGGGACCTTCTTGCTTGGTGCCattatttcttcttctttgatctttGTGGTCTCTGTTATTTTGGTTGCCATCTCTGGCAGTTTCTTTCTAAATAACGAGGTTAGTATACTATTGGCAATATAATGTTGCAGAATACGGATGGGTTGCCGCTAAGGCGTTGGGGAAGAAATCACATACCAGTTCCATTGCTGTCGAAGAAGATGTAGGTTATTTTCAGTGGCCGTTGAGTGCGAAAAGTGAGCGAGGGTGAGGGCTGCCGCGAAGCTGGCGACAGCTCCCGTTAGCCTTTGGCACtcagctgcaaaaaagCGCGTGAAACAAAATTTCTTCTACAACCATGAGCGACATCAGCATATATATCACATCAGACCTCACCTCCTCCGAGAGGAAAGTATCTCCCCAGTGGTCAATTACGCACCTTAAGATCCGCTTGGAACAGATCACCGGGATCGCCCCCAAGTTTCAAACCATCCACCTTTA encodes:
- the lsm7 gene encoding U6 snRNP-associated protein Lsm7 (COG:A; EggNog:ENOG503P56M), which encodes MESKETARDGNQNNRDHKDQRRRNNGTKQEGPKREAILDLNKYKDTQIKVEFIGGRQIVGVLKGFDQLMNLVLESVEETLRDPEDPNVLTKDTRSLGRVVVRGPSLLTISPLDGSEVIDNPFVAAEVQA